In Rhodothermus marinus DSM 4252, a single genomic region encodes these proteins:
- the fabG gene encoding 3-oxoacyl-[acyl-carrier-protein] reductase → MAFDFSGQSVLVTGGTRGIGRAIVEAFAKAGARVAFTYRSSVQEAEALKAQLAAQGTEVLAFQADAADFEAAGRVVEAVLEAWGKIDVLVNNAGITRDNLLLRMSEADWDAVLAANLKSVFNFCKQVYRPMMRQRSGRIINISSVVGVVGNAGQTNYAASKAGIIGFSKSLARELGSRGITVNVVAPGYIETDMTAALPEQARQAMLSGIPLGRPGTPEDVAQAVLFLASPAAGYITGHVLHVDGGMAM, encoded by the coding sequence ATGGCGTTCGATTTCTCCGGCCAGTCCGTACTGGTTACCGGCGGTACGCGCGGCATCGGCCGCGCCATCGTGGAGGCCTTCGCAAAGGCCGGCGCCCGCGTCGCCTTCACCTACCGCAGCTCCGTGCAGGAGGCCGAAGCGCTCAAAGCGCAGCTTGCAGCGCAGGGGACCGAGGTGCTGGCCTTTCAGGCCGATGCGGCCGACTTCGAGGCGGCCGGACGTGTCGTGGAGGCCGTGCTGGAGGCCTGGGGCAAGATCGACGTGCTCGTGAACAATGCCGGGATCACGCGCGACAACCTGCTGCTCCGCATGAGCGAGGCGGACTGGGATGCCGTGCTGGCGGCCAACCTGAAGAGCGTGTTCAACTTCTGCAAGCAGGTCTACCGGCCCATGATGCGCCAGCGCAGCGGCCGCATCATCAACATCTCGTCGGTGGTGGGTGTGGTAGGCAATGCGGGACAGACGAACTATGCGGCCTCGAAGGCCGGCATCATCGGCTTTTCGAAGAGCCTGGCGCGGGAGCTGGGCAGCCGGGGCATTACGGTGAACGTGGTGGCGCCCGGCTACATCGAAACCGACATGACGGCCGCGCTGCCCGAACAGGCCCGCCAGGCCATGCTGAGCGGCATTCCGCTGGGCCGGCCGGGCACGCCCGAAGACGTGGCGCAGGCCGTGCTGTTCCTGGCTTCGCCTGCCGCCGGCTATATCACCGGACACGTGCTGCACGTCGACGGCGGCATGGCCATGTAG
- a CDS encoding ChaN family lipoprotein, giving the protein MSRRILLIGSLLVALGVRAQTPEPGLFTADGRPASWTQLLEVAGAVEVVFLGEQHDDTVAHRRQLRVLEALQERYGDERPLVLSLEMFERDVQLVLDEYRAGLITEAQFLEAARPWRNYERDYRPLVEFARAHGWTILAANAPRRYVNRVSRLGREALTALSPQARAYLPPLPYPEPSDLYRRRFLKLMRGAGHGPMHVDPERLLQAQALWDATMAYTLAEHLMRQPEALIVHVTGAFHVEARLGTPEMLRRYRPGTRMLVVVLRPSADPLRFDPAQHMGLGDFVWLTPDH; this is encoded by the coding sequence ATGAGTCGACGCATTCTGCTGATCGGAAGCCTGCTCGTGGCGCTGGGGGTTCGGGCGCAGACGCCCGAGCCCGGCCTGTTCACGGCCGACGGGCGTCCGGCTTCGTGGACGCAACTGCTGGAAGTGGCCGGTGCCGTCGAGGTAGTCTTTCTGGGCGAGCAGCACGACGACACGGTGGCGCACCGGCGGCAGCTCCGCGTGCTGGAGGCGCTGCAGGAGCGCTACGGCGACGAGCGGCCGCTGGTGCTGTCGCTGGAGATGTTCGAGCGCGACGTGCAGCTCGTACTCGACGAGTACCGAGCAGGACTGATCACCGAGGCGCAATTCTTGGAGGCCGCGCGTCCCTGGCGCAACTACGAAAGGGACTACCGGCCGCTGGTGGAGTTTGCCCGGGCGCACGGCTGGACGATTCTGGCCGCCAACGCGCCCCGTCGTTACGTGAACCGGGTCAGTCGCCTCGGGCGGGAGGCGCTGACGGCGCTCTCGCCGCAGGCACGGGCTTACCTGCCGCCGCTGCCCTATCCGGAGCCGTCGGACCTGTACCGGCGGCGTTTCCTGAAGTTGATGCGCGGGGCCGGGCACGGACCCATGCACGTCGATCCGGAGCGGCTGCTGCAGGCGCAGGCGCTCTGGGACGCCACGATGGCCTACACGCTGGCCGAGCACCTGATGCGCCAGCCCGAAGCGCTCATCGTGCACGTGACCGGCGCCTTCCACGTGGAAGCACGTCTGGGCACACCCGAAATGCTGCGTCGCTACCGGCCCGGTACGCGTATGCTGGTGGTGGTGCTTCGCCCGTCGGCCGACCCGCTCCGGTTCGATCCGGCGCAGCACATGGGTCTGGGCGACTTCGTCTGGCTGACGCCGGACCATTGA
- a CDS encoding type 1 glutamine amidotransferase yields MHLHVLQHVPFEGPAHIATWAQQRGHRLSFTRFYADEKLPEPEAVEGVVVMGGPMGVYDEDRYPWLRDEKAFLRAVLEAGRPVVGVCLGAQLLAEVLGGRVYPGPQPEIGWFPVRRTSQGRVHPLLADMPDELTVFHWHGDTFDLPPGAVHLMESAACAHQAFVWKDRALGLQFHLEMTPASVQALVRAGRAELEAARVRSASVQPAEALLAHPAEAYRPLHEVLERLLDRVLGVQ; encoded by the coding sequence ATGCACCTGCACGTATTGCAGCACGTCCCGTTCGAGGGGCCCGCGCACATTGCCACGTGGGCGCAGCAGCGCGGGCATCGGCTGTCGTTTACGCGCTTCTATGCAGATGAGAAGTTGCCTGAGCCGGAAGCCGTCGAGGGCGTGGTGGTGATGGGCGGCCCGATGGGCGTCTACGACGAAGATCGTTACCCGTGGCTCCGGGATGAGAAGGCATTCCTGCGGGCCGTGCTCGAAGCGGGTCGGCCGGTAGTGGGGGTGTGTCTGGGGGCGCAGCTCCTGGCCGAGGTGCTGGGCGGACGCGTCTATCCGGGGCCGCAGCCCGAGATCGGCTGGTTCCCGGTGCGCCGCACGTCGCAGGGGCGCGTGCATCCGCTGCTGGCCGACATGCCCGACGAGCTGACCGTCTTTCACTGGCATGGCGATACGTTCGATCTGCCGCCGGGCGCGGTGCACCTCATGGAAAGCGCAGCCTGTGCCCATCAGGCCTTCGTCTGGAAAGATCGGGCGCTGGGGCTGCAGTTTCATCTGGAGATGACGCCCGCGAGCGTGCAGGCGCTCGTGCGCGCCGGCCGGGCAGAACTGGAGGCTGCCCGTGTCCGCTCGGCCTCCGTGCAACCGGCGGAGGCGCTCCTGGCGCACCCGGCCGAGGCCTACCGCCCGCTGCACGAGGTGCTGGAGCGGCTGCTCGACCGGGTGCTGGGCGTTCAGTAG
- a CDS encoding DEAD/DEAH box helicase, with protein sequence MAEEPVRSPYTTVIDLTRRAQQKKQEAAAVQATGEPLPEVSLAELPERMQQAARAIGWTELMPVQRRTLPYLLEGRDVIVQSQTGSGKTGAFLLPLFERLDPSRGQVQALILTPTRELARQISEAFEQMKTGVSGAQSLRAVLVYGGVRYGPQLKALEQGAQVVIGTPGRILDLIERGALRLGALQVLVFDEADEMLSMGFYPAMRQLKRYLPRERNTAMFSATMPPRVQALAREFLKDPAFVSLSTDRIAAETIEHRYFIVPPMEKDRALVQLIELENPESAIIFANTKRDVEYLGQFLKNYGYNADAITGDLPQKQRERIMDRLRKGQLRLLVATDVAARGIDISDLSHVFMYDVPQDPEYYVHRSGRTGRVGKEGTTIVLVTPLEEARLRAIARQYDIPLEKGTLPTPETVAERVAERAVALLEDRYRETTSLDRERIARFVPLVEQLAQEEPELLAMLVDALYVHEGHRRGIRSEAEAEAPSPEQSAPPGKKRRRSRRKKS encoded by the coding sequence ATGGCCGAAGAACCGGTTCGCTCGCCCTACACCACCGTCATCGATCTGACGCGACGGGCTCAGCAGAAAAAACAGGAGGCGGCGGCCGTTCAGGCCACCGGCGAGCCGTTGCCGGAAGTATCCCTTGCGGAGTTGCCCGAGCGCATGCAGCAGGCCGCCCGGGCGATCGGCTGGACCGAGCTGATGCCGGTGCAACGCCGCACGTTGCCCTATCTGCTCGAAGGTCGCGACGTGATCGTCCAGTCGCAGACCGGATCGGGCAAGACCGGTGCGTTTCTGTTGCCGCTGTTCGAGCGGCTGGACCCTTCCCGCGGGCAGGTGCAGGCGCTGATCCTGACCCCCACGCGTGAGCTGGCCCGGCAGATCTCTGAGGCGTTCGAGCAGATGAAAACGGGCGTCTCTGGAGCGCAATCGCTTCGGGCCGTGCTCGTCTACGGCGGTGTGCGCTACGGTCCGCAGCTCAAGGCGCTGGAGCAGGGCGCCCAGGTGGTGATCGGCACGCCCGGTCGCATTCTGGACCTGATCGAACGCGGAGCGCTCCGGCTGGGCGCGCTCCAGGTGCTCGTCTTCGACGAAGCCGACGAAATGCTCTCGATGGGCTTTTACCCGGCCATGCGCCAGCTCAAGCGCTACCTGCCGCGCGAGCGCAACACGGCCATGTTCAGTGCCACGATGCCGCCGCGCGTGCAGGCACTGGCCCGCGAGTTTCTGAAGGACCCGGCCTTCGTGTCGCTGAGCACGGATCGAATCGCGGCCGAGACCATCGAGCATCGCTACTTCATCGTGCCGCCCATGGAGAAAGACCGGGCGCTCGTGCAGCTCATTGAACTGGAAAACCCGGAGTCGGCCATCATCTTCGCCAACACGAAGCGCGACGTCGAGTACCTGGGGCAGTTTCTCAAAAACTACGGCTACAATGCCGACGCGATCACGGGCGACCTGCCGCAGAAACAACGGGAGCGGATTATGGACCGGCTCCGGAAGGGCCAGCTCCGCCTGCTGGTGGCTACCGACGTGGCGGCGCGCGGCATCGACATCTCGGATCTGAGCCACGTGTTCATGTACGACGTGCCCCAGGATCCCGAGTATTATGTGCACCGCTCCGGACGCACCGGGCGCGTGGGGAAGGAAGGCACCACGATCGTGCTGGTGACGCCGCTCGAGGAGGCGCGGCTTCGGGCGATTGCCCGCCAGTACGACATTCCGCTCGAAAAGGGCACGCTGCCCACGCCCGAGACCGTGGCCGAGCGGGTGGCCGAACGCGCCGTCGCGCTGCTCGAAGACCGCTACCGCGAAACGACCAGTCTGGACCGGGAGCGGATTGCGCGCTTCGTGCCGCTGGTGGAGCAGCTGGCGCAGGAAGAGCCGGAGCTGCTGGCCATGCTGGTGGATGCCCTCTACGTGCACGAAGGACACCGGAGGGGCATTCGTTCCGAAGCGGAAGCCGAAGCGCCTTCGCCCGAGCAGAGCGCCCCGCCCGGGAAGAAACGCCGCCGCTCCCGCCGAAAGAAGTCATGA